TGTATGATGCTTCAGGTGTAAGATTGGCAGTTAGTAAACATGCAAAGTTATTAAATGATTTTTTTCATGGAAGAATTAAAAATTATAAAGCTTTAAATGAACTAGTAGGTCATACTTCATATGAAGTTGTTGTTGGAGCATTAATTGGAATCATCATTGCCATCATAGTTTCAAAATTTTAACGCTCTAATATAAATCAATTGATTTATATTATGAGCGTTTTTTTACACATTGAGAAATGATTAATCAATCGTCATTGAGGTAGACTTTACGACAAGGTGACACCTACCTCTGTGTCTTTGCTTTAAGATTTCAATCGGAGAGTTTTCTTTCTCTATTTTCTGACTCAAGATATAAATCAATAGTCGAATTTACATCAGTTTGATAAGATATTGGTAGGATATGTAAGTAAGGAGTGGAAAAATGAAAAGTACAGTAAGTGAAAATAGTGCTTGGAAAAAGGTGGGTCGAACGATTTATCAATTCCGATTTATTGTTATTGCAATTTTAGCTATATTTTCAATTATTCTAGGTATTTATTCGAAGCATTTACCTGGCATTTTAGATGGAGATGGTTTTAGGACACCTGGAGAGTACGAAAAAGCTAAGAATGTACTAGAAAAAGAATTTGAACAATCGCCAGATTCACTCATCATTATTCTCGAGCGGAAAAAGGGTGCCACAAGCGTCGAATTCCAATCTGATATTGAACGGATTGTGAAGGAAGTTCAAAAGGAAAAGAATGTAAAACAATTTCATCACCCTCTAATGAATCCGGGTATGAAAAAAGATAATATTGCCTACTTATCTCTTTTATACAATGAAAAGGATCACGATAAGCTTGTTGATCTAAACAATAAATTTGCAAAAAAATTAGAGTCTTTATCAAATGATACTGTAAAGGTAGGAACAACTGGTTTTACAATCATTAGTGATGTAATGAATAAAACTAGTCAAGAAGACTTAAAGAAAGCAGAAATGATTGGTGTACCGATTGCGTTTATTGTTCTATTTTTTGCATTTGGAAGTTTAGTTGCATCTGCTATTCCAATTATAATCGGTATGATTAGTATTTTAAGTACATTTGGAATATTATTCTTCATAGGTAAACATGTTGATTTATCAATCTTTGTCTTAAATGTTGCACCGATGATTGGATTAGCTTTATCAATCGATTTTGCCTTATTATTCGTAAGCCGTTATAAGACTGAATTACAGAACCATTCATCAGTGAAAGAAGCAATTAGTATAACGTTTGCAACTGCGGGTAGAGCGATTATTTTTTCTGGTATTTGCGTATTTATTGGATTATCAGCTCTGTACTTCATAAATATTGATCTTTTTAGAAGTGTCGCAATAAGTGGCGCAGTTGTTGTATTAGTTAGTTTATTTTTATCATTAACTCTATTACCAGCAGTACTATCAGCTCTTGGTAAAAATATTAATAAAGGTACGTTAAAATCGATTGCGAATCGAAGCCAAGATCAACAACAAGCAGTTTGGAGAAAATTTGCAAATTTCGTTATGAAAAGACCAATCATCATGGCACTAACGTCATTAATCATATTAGGTCTTTTCGTCATTCCAATTAGGGATGTGCACTTAAATATCCCTACAATTGATGCATTACCAAAGGATGCAACATCGAGAATTAATTATGAAAAATATCAAAAAGCTTTTCTTCCAGAAGCTCAAAAACATGGAACGATCTCAATTGTACTAGAATCTAATACGGACTTTTTAAATCAAAATAATGTAAACGCATTAGATAAAATACAGAAAAAGCTTGAAAATGACAAAAATGTTTATGAAGTTAAAAGTGTGTTGAATGCAGTTAATTTAAACGCTCAACAATTTTTACCTGCTTTAAAATCTCCAAACGCATCAAAAATTCAGCCTGCGATTGATGCCTATATTAAAAAGAATAAAACTTATATTCAAGTATTCTTGAATTCTGATCCAAAATCAGAAAAAGGGAAACAATGGGTAAGAGATTTTGAAGATAGATACAATGGTAAAATTGAAGGACTTGATTATACTATCGGTGGTCAAGTGAAATTTGAACAAGAATTATTTGATGAGATTACAGATAATATTGTATACGGTTTACTAGTGATTATGGTTAGTACTTTTATCATATTAATGATTGCATTTAGGTCCATTATCATTCCAATCAAAGCGATCTTAATGAATGTTTTATCTTTAAGTGCAACGTTTGGAATCATTACTTGGTTATTCCAAGGTGGTAATTTTGGCTTACCTCAATCTGATATTATGTTAATTTTGCCAGTGTTTGTTTTTGGATTAGTTTTCGGTTTAAGTATGGACTATGAAGTATTTTTAATGTCGAGAATGCAAGAGCTATACTATGAATCGGGAGATAATACTTATTCAACAAGAGAAGGGTTAGTATCGACGAGCCGAATTATCACATCAGCGGCATCCATTATGATTGTTATTACAGGGGCATTTGCTTTTACGGATATGGTACCTGTTAAACAGATGGGAATCGGGATTGCTATAGCCATTTTCTTAGATGCTACAATTGTTCGTTTAGTTTTAGTTCCTAGCTTAATGCAGTTATTTGGAAAATGGAATTGGTGGTTTCCATTTGCAAAAAATAAAACCGAGGAACCATCTAAACGAGTTGGGTAAATCAATTAAAAGAAACTGTTATTCATTTCATATTTGAGTAGCAGTTTTTTAAATTTAAGTGAATTAAATCGATCTGTGTAAAAATTCCCAATTTTTTGAAACTATAGAAAATGCATGGTCAAATTTGGTAAACTAAAAATGAAAGAGGGGGAGAAGGAAAAATGTTAAAAAAATCGATTAGGGCAATTTTAATAAGCTGTCTTGTGTTAACAATCAGCTTATTAGCAGCATGTGGTAACAATCATGAAAAATCTGCAAATGGTAAAAAACATGTGAAATTACCAATTGCAACAATAAAGGTAAAGGATTACGGTGTCATTAAAGCTGAATTATATCCTAATATTGCACCAAATACAGTAGATAATTTTATTTCACTAGCAAACAAAGGATTTTATAATGGATTAACATTCCATCGAGTTGTTAGAGACTTCGTTATTCAAGGTGGAGATCCTGAGGGAACTGGTGGCGGTGGTCCAGGATATGCAATTAATGGAGAATTTACATCAAATGGCTTTAAAAATAACTTAAAACATACAACAGGTGTACTATCTATGGCAAGAACTGGTGACCCAAATAGTGCTGGAAGTCAATTTTTCATAATGGCAAACGATACACCTGACCTTGATGGGCAATATGCTTCATTTGGTAAGGTGACAGAAGGAATCGATATTGTTAAGAAAATTGACGCAGTTGAAGTGGATTCAATGGAAAAACCTGTTACTCCAGTAATCATCGAGTCCATAAAGGTAGATACTAAAGGCGAGAAATACGCTAAACCAAAAACTCATAAAGAATAAAATCTTCCTGAGCTTGGTTTTAATAACTACTACATAAACCCGAAAAAACTACTTCACAAAAATGAAGTAGTTTTTTCATTTAAATTAAATATGAATTATAAACCTTTTTTAATTTTACCAGACCAAAGCTTGTAGCCGCCTTTAAGTTGGTAAAGTTCTGTTACACCTTGTTTACGTAAAATACGTGCAGCTTGTCCTGGACGAACGCCCATTTGATCATATAAATAGACAGCTTGATCTTTACGAATTTCTTTTGAACGCGTTTTTAATTGTGCGAACGGAATATTACGAGCACCTAATATATGGCCGTTCTTAAAATCTTCTTGATCACGTAAGTCAATTAGCTGAGCTTTACGGTAGCCAGCACGAAATTCTTCCTCAGTTAACGTTTTAATTAAACGTTTTTGGTAGAAATACATAACTGTTGAGTATACAATGATACCTAGTACGACAAAAATTATTGGTAAAAACTGACTCAAATTTTTCAACACCTTTCAATTACCTACTTATCTTATTATAATTCTCTAGTAGGATTGTGCAAGAAACTTTCATTAAAAAAGTAAAAATTTATCGAAAAATGAGGAGATTTTCAACATGACAAAGACAAAGTGGTATTTTATTAATAGCGGAGTAAAATCAGGAAGCTATAATATGGCTCTTGATGAATGCTTAATCAAGTGGCAAAGTGAAGAAGGTTTTCTTCCAACACTGCGTTTCTATGAATGGGAAAATCCTACTGTAACAATTGGATATTTCCAAAAAAACCAAGAAATAAGTTTAGAAGCATTAAAAAAATACAACGGTGATTTCGTAAGACGCCAAACTGGTGGAAGAAGCGTACTTCATCATGATGAATTAACTTATAGCGTAATTGTCCCAGAAAGCTACCCAAATATGCCTGTATCAGTTACAGAAGCATATAGAGTGATTTCAATGGGAATTTTAGAAGGGTACAAGCTACTTGGTTTAGATGCTTCTTTTTCTGTACCAAAAACTGCTGAAGAAAAAAATGAATTAAAAAACCCAGCAAGTGCAGTTTGCTTTGATGCGCCATCATGGTATGAAGTTGTTGTAAATGATAAAAAAATTGCTGGAAGTGCGCAAACAAGACAAAAGGGCTCAATTCTTCAGCATGGTTCAATTCCTTTAAATATTGATGTTGATATGTTATATGACTTATATATTTTCTCTTCAGACGCAGTGAGAGAAAGAATGAAAAAACGATTCTTAGATCGTGCAACTTGGATCAATGCAGAAAGTACTACTCCTAAAACAATGGCTGACTTGTATAAAGCATTTGAAAAAGGCTTCGAAATTGGATTAGATATCGAGTTGATGCCTTATGAATTAACGGAAGCTCAAGAGAAGGAAGTACAGGATTTAGCTGCAACTAAATATGGTACTGAGGAATGGAATTTACGTAAGTAGTTTTTTATTGAAAGCCTTTTTGGCTTTCTTTTTTTTGCATTGTTGGACTAAATGGTAAAAGGAGCGGTCAAATAAAAAGAGGTAAGTGTACAAAAAAACAGATCAATCATGAAAATACCTTCACAATATAGTTCAATTTTAGGCATCGACAATAAATAAAGAAGCATCAAAGAGAACTTCCTACCTTTTCCACTGTTTTAATTCTTATCGGGGTTAATACTAATCAAAAAATGTGGAGAAGGAGTAGATTATATGAAGCCTTTTATACCAAAGCTTGTTTATTTCGAGCCTCAAGCTTTAGAGTATCCGTTAGGAAAGGAACTAAAGGAGAAATTTGAGCAGATGGGTTTAGAAATAAGAGAAACAACATCTCATAATCAAATTCGAAATTTACCTGGTGAAAATGATGTGGAAAAATACCGGATTGCTAAGTCAACTTTAGTAGTGGGGTTGCGTAAGACTTTAAAGTTTGAAACATCTAAACCTTCAGCGGAATATGCAATTCCTCTTGCTACAGGCTGTATGGGGCATTGTCATTATTGCTACTTACAAACTACGCTTGGTTCCAAGCCTTATATTAGGGTGTATGTAAATTTAGAAGATATTTTTGAGCAAGCCCAAAAATATATAAAGGAACGCGAACCTGAGATTACACGGTTTGAAGCTGCGTGTACGTCTGATATAGTTGGTATAGATTATTTAACACATTCTCTTAAGAAAACGATTGAATTTATTGGTGAAACAGAATTTGGTCGTTTACGATTTGTAACGAAATTTCCACATGTAGATCATTTACTTGATGCAAAACATAATGGAAAAACAACATTTAGATTCAGTATTAATTCTAGGTATGTTATCAAAAACTTCGAACCTGGAACTGGTTCATTTGATGAGAGAATAGAAGCCGCGAAAAAAGTTGCATATGCAGGATATCCATTTGGTTTTATTGTTGCACCCATTTATATGCATGAAGATTGGGAAGAGGGCTATGAGGAGCTTTTTATTCGATTAAAGGATGCATTAGGTGAATTAGCTAATGAGAAGATGACTTTTGAACTCATACAGCATCGTTTTACTAAGCCTGCCAAAAAGGTGATTTTAGAGAGGTATCCTAATACTAAACTAGAAATGGATGAAGAGAAAAGGAAATATAAATGGGGCAAATATGGAATTGGAAAATATGTTTATCAAAAGGAAGAGGCTGCTTCAATTGAAGAGACCATTTCTGGTTATATAAAAAAGTATTTTCCTAATGGAGAAATTCAATATTTTACTTAATGAAGTGTATCTAGTTTATCAATAATCGACAGAAGACTCCTACCTAATTACGTGAAGGTGTGATAACACCAGTAATAGGTGGGAGATGAATGTCGGTTAGGCGTTCGTATGTCTAAATGCTTTTTTGTTGTCTGCTTCATAACTCAATGATATGCTCAGTCTTAGGGATAAGAAAGGCTGAAATTAAAGAGAAATTTGATAGCGATAATCATGATCAAACGTGCCTTTCCAAAGCTTTGTTCTGCTAATTTACAAAGTTGGCTCAAAGAAGTTGACAATATAGCTCTTCAATCCTCACTGAAAAACCTCGCAGATTCGTATTCACGATTCTTCAAAAAAGTTGAATAAAGCACCACACTTTAAGTCTAAAAGAATCGAGTTCAATCCTATACAACAAAAGAAACAAACGGAAATATTGCCGTTCTCGGAAACATGTCCTTTTTCCATCAACATCACGATCGAGATATAAATGCCAGTAAAAGTATTCTAGCTCAAGGCAGGCATACGAACATTGGCTTTGGCCTAAATAATCATAGAACCGTAGGGATATCTACGGAGATCGCTTGGTAAATAAGAGAAACCTCTGCTGGCAAAGCTAGCAAGTATGCTCAGCTCCCAAGAATCTCCCACTTCAAACAATCTGTAAGGGTGCTAAGTGGTGAGAAGTTCAATGGTACACTCTTATTATTTTCAACATACTCTTATACAGAATGGAAATCTATTATTATTTAAATGTGTTCATGTTAATTGCACTTTTAGTATATGTGTTGTATCATTTTATTGATGCTTATTGTAACGGAATAAAGTTTGAATGAGTGTATTGGAGGAAGAACATGCCCACACCTAGTATGGAAGATTATATTGAACAAATTTACCTTTTAATTGAAGATAAAGGGTATGCTCGTGTATCTGATATTGCTGAAGCATTATCTGTACACCCATCGTCAGTAACTAAAATGGTGCAAAAACTAGATAAAGACGATTATTTAATTTATGAAAAATATAGAGGATTAATCCTAACGCAAAAAGGTAAAAAAATGGGAAAAAGACTTGTCTACCGCCATGTATTACTTGAGCAATTCTTAAGAATTATTGGTGTAGATGAAAATTTAATTTATCAAGATGTTGAAGGAATGGAACATCATATGAGTTGGGAAGCCATTGATCGAATTGGCGAACTTGTTCAGTTCTTTGAAGAAGATAAAAATCGAATCGAAGCATTAAAAGATATTCAAAAGTCGAATGAAGCCCAATCGAATTCAAATAACTAAAAAGACCGTGCTTAGTAGGAAGCACGGTCTTTCTTTTTGCCCTTTTCACCTTCAATCACAGTTAAGTGACTTGCATCCTTTGAACGTTTTTTTAACAAAGGCGTGGAGGTACTTTTTCTTGAAGTGGGCTTTGATTTGTTAATCGATTTTTTAAACGAGCTAGATTTTTGAGTGTTATATTTTTTTATAGTTTGTTTTGCAGCCTTACGATAGGAGTCTTGATGGCTTCTTTGACTGTTTGAAGATGAAAAAACTCTATAAATAAAATAAATAATTAAAAGGATTAATCCAATAAACAAAAATCGTTGTAATAATTTTGCTGGATCGTTTATCAACTGAGCAATTAAGCCAAAAAGTGCTAATGCTATTATTCCATAAAATATTGATGTGTACACTTTTTGATTCACTTTAAGCACCTCCTATGGTGAAGAGTAAATAATGTATTAGAAAAATATTGTTTCTTATAGTTTATTACATTTTATCCAATAAGTTGATATTTTTTATAAAATTCTGTCAATTAAATGTTGTTATTTTTTTCCACTTCTAAAAGTCGGTTAAATGAAGCGATTGATACTTCAACTTGATCATCAGATGGTTCTTTAGTTGTTAATAATTGTAGCCATAAACCAGGGTAACCTACCCATCTTAAAATAGGAATATTTCGAACTTTATTTGTTAATTGAAGAACTTCGAACGAAACACCTATAACGACTGGAATTAATAAAAGTCGATCGACAATTCTAAGCCATAGTGGGCTTGTTGGAACTAAGAAGTATATGAACATACCAACTATTACAGTAAATAGGATAAAGCTACTTCCACAACGGTAATGAAGTCGAGATTGTGATTGGACTCCTTCAATCGTTAAAGGAATATTGTTTTCATATGCATTAATCACTTTATGCTCGGCACCATGATACATAAACACTCTTTTTATAAATGGAGTCAATGAAACTAAGTAGATATAGATTAATAAAAAACCTAGTTTTAAAATACTTTCTATTACGACTTGTTGAAAATCGGTTTCAAATATTGGTTTCAATGTTGCTGCCAATAGTACCGGAACAAGGGTGAAAATAACTTTTCCAACTAAAAATGATAAAACGGCTAGCAATGAAAGTCCGAGATAAGTTGCAAGCGTACCTTTTTGTTTTTCACGCTCAATTGCAATTTTCTCATCATCCTCTGGATCAATTCCGTATCTTTCAGTTGAGTAATTTAAATGCTTGGACCCATTAATACTTGCTTGTATAATCGCGACTACACCACGGACTAAAGGGATTTTCTTTAATTTTTGCATTGTCCGATTTATATGTATCGGTTCTTCATAATATTGAATTTCTTCATTTGTCCTGCGGATAGCAGAGACTGTATGTGTTTTGCCACCAAACATTACGCCCTCTACGATTGCTTGACCCCCATAAACTGCTTTATTTTTCTCTCTCATGTTGCACCAACCTAAACGTGTTTTTTATCTATTACTATCTATTGTAAATGTAAGCATAATAATGGTGCAAGTAAGAAGTAGGAAAATCTAAATAATAATCATAATATTTTTAATTTTCTAATAAAAAATCGGAATCACATTAAAAATTTCTTTGTTGGACATAATACTCAGAGATATTTAGCAATGTATGGAAAGGGAAATGTTAAATGCAGGAAAAAGATAAAGAACAAGAAAAAAAGCAAGGTCAGGATCAAGAACAAGAAAAAGATATGCAAAGTCAAGAAAATAATCAAAACCAAGATCAAAATCAAAGTAAAAGTCAAAATGAATACCTAGTCCAAGGTGGCGAAGGTGATTCAAAAGGGAATAAGAACTTTAATAAGATTGTTAGTATTGGGTTTTTTGGTGGCATATTTTGGTCTTCTGTTTTGTTAGTTCTTAGTTATTTTGACTTTACTCAAATTGGTCCAAATTTTGTTTTAGAAAGAATCAAACTTGGAAAATGGGCAAATGGTTATGTTGAAAACTTACTATCTATTGTTGGTATAGGCATTATTTCAATCATTATTGCATTTATATTTTATTTTATCGGTAGAAAATTTAACGGAGTTCTGCCAGGTATATTTTTTGGATTACTCCTGTGGGTTATTGTTTTTATTCTTCTTGGTAAAATAGCATTCGATTTAAAAGCAATTAAGGATTACTCATCTGATACGACAGTTACTACAATCTGTTTATTCATTTTATACGGAACTTTTATTGCATATTCTGTTTCTTTTGCTTTTCAAGAGCAAAAGGCATATTTGCGTGGCTATTCAAAATAGTCTGGCCTATGATAAAATAAACCTTGGGTATTCCAAGATATGTGTATTTGGGATAAATATGCCGAAATGATGGGTGGAGACTTTTAAAATGGCTAAGTTTTTATTATTGAATGGACCTAATCTAAATATGCTCGGTCAGAGAGAAGTTTCTATCTATGGTTCAACTACTTTAAAGGATATTGAGGATCATTTATCATCGCTTGCACATGAAGATGGGGATACGATTGATTGCTTTCAATCGAATCATGAAGGTGAATTAATCGATCAACTTCATGCGGCAAATAAAGTCTATGATGGGATTCTGTTTAATCCTGGCGCATTTACTCATTACAGCTATGCAATTCGTGATGCAATTGCAAGTATTACCGTACCAACTATTGAAGTACATATTTCAAATATACATAAAAGAGAAGAGTTCCGACATACTTCAGTTTTAGCTGCAGTAACTGTTGGGCAAATCGTTGGTTTAGGTGTGTATGGATATGACTTAGGTTTAAGTGCGTTAAAAAAGATTAGTAGGGGAGAGAAAAACAATGGAAAAAATTAAAAAGTTACGTGAAGCTTTAGTAGAAAAAGGATTAGACGCATTATTAGTTACTAGTACATACAACAGACGTTACATGACGAACTTCACAGGTTCTGCTGGTGTTGCATTAATTACACAGGACAAAGCTTTATTCATTACTGATTTCCGCTATATTGAACAAGCTACTAGCCAATGTGAAGGTTATGATATTGTTAAACATGAAGGGTCAATTCCAGCTGAAGTTGCAGCTTTAACAGAGAAATTTGGCTTAGCAAAACTTGGATTTGAACAAGATCATATTACGTTTACAGAATTTGGTTCTTACCGCAAAGTGGTAAAAGCAGAATTAGTTCCTGTAAGTGGATTAATTGAAAAATTACGCTTAATTAAAACGGATGCAGAGATTTCAATCATTAAGGAAGCTACTAAAATTGCAGAATCTGCTTTTGATCATATTTTAGGATTTATCCGTCCAGGTGTTACTGAATTAGAAGTATCGAATGAGTTAGAATTTTTTATGCGTAAATTAGGTGCTACTTCATCATCATTTGATACGATCGTTGCTTCTGGTACTCGTTCTGCTCTTCCTCACGGTGTAGCATCAGAAAAAGTAATTGAATCAGGTGATTTTGTAACGTTAGATTTTGGTGCATACTATAAAGGTTATGTATCAGATATGACTAGAACAGTTTCAGTAGGTGAGCCTCATTCTGATTTGAAGAAAATTTATGATATCGTTCTTGAAGCTCAATTACGTGGTGTTAATGGGATTAAAGCAGGTATTACAGGTAAAGAGGCTGATGCTTTAACTCGTGATTATATTACGGAAAAAGGTTACGGAGAGTATTATGGACATGGAACTGGCCATGGTATTGGTCTAGAAGTACATGAGGGACCTGGCGTATCATTCCGTTCTGATACAGTATTAGAGCCAAATATGATCGTGACTTGTGAACCAGGTATTTATATTCCAAATCTAGGTGGAGTTCGTATAGAAGATGATTTAATCGTTAAAACTGGTGGTAACGAAAACTTAATGTCTTCACCAAAGAATCTAATTATTTTATAAGTTTTCATTAGATTAGAAATTAGAACTACACAAAAAGCGTATTTTACTTTATGATATAAAGTTGTAAAAGAAATTCATGGTAAGAGAAATGGTTCTTTTTTTACACAATACATACTTATAGAACCATTTCATTTTTTAGGAGGATATTTAATGATTTCAGTAAACGATTTTCGTACAGGTTTAACAATTGAAACTGACGGTGGACTTTGGCAAGTAATGGATTTCCAACACGTTAAACCGGGTAAAGGTGCTGCATTCGTACGTTCAAAACTTCGTAACCTACGTACAGGTGCTGTACAAGAAAAAACATTCCGTGCTGGTGAGAAAGTAGCAAAAGCACATATTCAAAACCGTAAAATGCAATATTTATACGCTAATGGTAACCAACATGTATTCATGGACAATGAGTCTTATGAGCAAATTGAATTACCAGAAGCAAATATTGAACGTGAATTAAAATTCCTTAAAGAAAATATGGAAGTTTATATCATGACTTTTGAAAGTGAAATTTTAGGTGTTGAATTACCAAACACTGTTGAACTAAAAGTAGTTGAAACTGAGCCAGGTATTAAAGGTGATACTGCTTCTAACGTTACAAAACCAGCTACAATGGAAACTGGTTTAGTAGTACAAGTACCAATCTTCATTAATGAAGGTGAAGTATTAATTATTAACACAACTGAAGCTAGCTACGTTTCACGTGCAAAAGCTTAATTAAATGTAAAAATGGAGGCACTTATTAAAGAGTGTCTCTTTTTTCTTATTAACAAATTTAAAAATAAGTAAGGGTGATTAAATGGTTACTTCAATTGTTCTTTGGACATTGATTATCATTTGTTTTGCATTGGCGTTTATTGCGTTAATCAAACCAATAATTCCAGGTGTACCAGTATTATGGGTAGGATTTTTAATTTATTATTTTGGTATGAATAAGACGAATTTAAATCTGTCGTTTTGGATTATTATGCTGATTTTTACAGCTGTTATATTTCTAGCGGATCTTCTAGCTAATAAATATTTTCTTAAAAAATATGGTAGTACGAAAACTGGTGAAAGAGTAGGTTGTTTGGCTGTAATCGTAGGGTCGTTTGTTTTTCCTCCCTTTGGCTTAATTATTGTTCCATTCAT
This genomic interval from Gottfriedia acidiceleris contains the following:
- a CDS encoding lipoate--protein ligase family protein is translated as MTKTKWYFINSGVKSGSYNMALDECLIKWQSEEGFLPTLRFYEWENPTVTIGYFQKNQEISLEALKKYNGDFVRRQTGGRSVLHHDELTYSVIVPESYPNMPVSVTEAYRVISMGILEGYKLLGLDASFSVPKTAEEKNELKNPASAVCFDAPSWYEVVVNDKKIAGSAQTRQKGSILQHGSIPLNIDVDMLYDLYIFSSDAVRERMKKRFLDRATWINAESTTPKTMADLYKAFEKGFEIGLDIELMPYELTEAQEKEVQDLAATKYGTEEWNLRK
- a CDS encoding YqhR family membrane protein — encoded protein: MQEKDKEQEKKQGQDQEQEKDMQSQENNQNQDQNQSKSQNEYLVQGGEGDSKGNKNFNKIVSIGFFGGIFWSSVLLVLSYFDFTQIGPNFVLERIKLGKWANGYVENLLSIVGIGIISIIIAFIFYFIGRKFNGVLPGIFFGLLLWVIVFILLGKIAFDLKAIKDYSSDTTVTTICLFILYGTFIAYSVSFAFQEQKAYLRGYSK
- the aroQ gene encoding type II 3-dehydroquinate dehydratase, with amino-acid sequence MAKFLLLNGPNLNMLGQREVSIYGSTTLKDIEDHLSSLAHEDGDTIDCFQSNHEGELIDQLHAANKVYDGILFNPGAFTHYSYAIRDAIASITVPTIEVHISNIHKREEFRHTSVLAAVTVGQIVGLGVYGYDLGLSALKKISRGEKNNGKN
- a CDS encoding M24 family metallopeptidase is translated as MEKIKKLREALVEKGLDALLVTSTYNRRYMTNFTGSAGVALITQDKALFITDFRYIEQATSQCEGYDIVKHEGSIPAEVAALTEKFGLAKLGFEQDHITFTEFGSYRKVVKAELVPVSGLIEKLRLIKTDAEISIIKEATKIAESAFDHILGFIRPGVTELEVSNELEFFMRKLGATSSSFDTIVASGTRSALPHGVASEKVIESGDFVTLDFGAYYKGYVSDMTRTVSVGEPHSDLKKIYDIVLEAQLRGVNGIKAGITGKEADALTRDYITEKGYGEYYGHGTGHGIGLEVHEGPGVSFRSDTVLEPNMIVTCEPGIYIPNLGGVRIEDDLIVKTGGNENLMSSPKNLIIL
- the mntR gene encoding transcriptional regulator MntR — translated: MPTPSMEDYIEQIYLLIEDKGYARVSDIAEALSVHPSSVTKMVQKLDKDDYLIYEKYRGLILTQKGKKMGKRLVYRHVLLEQFLRIIGVDENLIYQDVEGMEHHMSWEAIDRIGELVQFFEEDKNRIEALKDIQKSNEAQSNSNN
- a CDS encoding peptidylprolyl isomerase; amino-acid sequence: MLKKSIRAILISCLVLTISLLAACGNNHEKSANGKKHVKLPIATIKVKDYGVIKAELYPNIAPNTVDNFISLANKGFYNGLTFHRVVRDFVIQGGDPEGTGGGGPGYAINGEFTSNGFKNNLKHTTGVLSMARTGDPNSAGSQFFIMANDTPDLDGQYASFGKVTEGIDIVKKIDAVEVDSMEKPVTPVIIESIKVDTKGEKYAKPKTHKE
- the splB gene encoding spore photoproduct lyase, producing the protein MKPFIPKLVYFEPQALEYPLGKELKEKFEQMGLEIRETTSHNQIRNLPGENDVEKYRIAKSTLVVGLRKTLKFETSKPSAEYAIPLATGCMGHCHYCYLQTTLGSKPYIRVYVNLEDIFEQAQKYIKEREPEITRFEAACTSDIVGIDYLTHSLKKTIEFIGETEFGRLRFVTKFPHVDHLLDAKHNGKTTFRFSINSRYVIKNFEPGTGSFDERIEAAKKVAYAGYPFGFIVAPIYMHEDWEEGYEELFIRLKDALGELANEKMTFELIQHRFTKPAKKVILERYPNTKLEMDEEKRKYKWGKYGIGKYVYQKEEAASIEETISGYIKKYFPNGEIQYFT
- a CDS encoding MMPL family transporter → MKSTVSENSAWKKVGRTIYQFRFIVIAILAIFSIILGIYSKHLPGILDGDGFRTPGEYEKAKNVLEKEFEQSPDSLIIILERKKGATSVEFQSDIERIVKEVQKEKNVKQFHHPLMNPGMKKDNIAYLSLLYNEKDHDKLVDLNNKFAKKLESLSNDTVKVGTTGFTIISDVMNKTSQEDLKKAEMIGVPIAFIVLFFAFGSLVASAIPIIIGMISILSTFGILFFIGKHVDLSIFVLNVAPMIGLALSIDFALLFVSRYKTELQNHSSVKEAISITFATAGRAIIFSGICVFIGLSALYFINIDLFRSVAISGAVVVLVSLFLSLTLLPAVLSALGKNINKGTLKSIANRSQDQQQAVWRKFANFVMKRPIIMALTSLIILGLFVIPIRDVHLNIPTIDALPKDATSRINYEKYQKAFLPEAQKHGTISIVLESNTDFLNQNNVNALDKIQKKLENDKNVYEVKSVLNAVNLNAQQFLPALKSPNASKIQPAIDAYIKKNKTYIQVFLNSDPKSEKGKQWVRDFEDRYNGKIEGLDYTIGGQVKFEQELFDEITDNIVYGLLVIMVSTFIILMIAFRSIIIPIKAILMNVLSLSATFGIITWLFQGGNFGLPQSDIMLILPVFVFGLVFGLSMDYEVFLMSRMQELYYESGDNTYSTREGLVSTSRIITSAASIMIVITGAFAFTDMVPVKQMGIGIAIAIFLDATIVRLVLVPSLMQLFGKWNWWFPFAKNKTEEPSKRVG
- a CDS encoding DUF1385 domain-containing protein; its protein translation is MREKNKAVYGGQAIVEGVMFGGKTHTVSAIRRTNEEIQYYEEPIHINRTMQKLKKIPLVRGVVAIIQASINGSKHLNYSTERYGIDPEDDEKIAIEREKQKGTLATYLGLSLLAVLSFLVGKVIFTLVPVLLAATLKPIFETDFQQVVIESILKLGFLLIYIYLVSLTPFIKRVFMYHGAEHKVINAYENNIPLTIEGVQSQSRLHYRCGSSFILFTVIVGMFIYFLVPTSPLWLRIVDRLLLIPVVIGVSFEVLQLTNKVRNIPILRWVGYPGLWLQLLTTKEPSDDQVEVSIASFNRLLEVEKNNNI
- a CDS encoding rhodanese-like domain-containing protein is translated as MYFYQKRLIKTLTEEEFRAGYRKAQLIDLRDQEDFKNGHILGARNIPFAQLKTRSKEIRKDQAVYLYDQMGVRPGQAARILRKQGVTELYQLKGGYKLWSGKIKKGL
- a CDS encoding SA1362 family protein — translated: MNQKVYTSIFYGIIALALFGLIAQLINDPAKLLQRFLFIGLILLIIYFIYRVFSSSNSQRSHQDSYRKAAKQTIKKYNTQKSSSFKKSINKSKPTSRKSTSTPLLKKRSKDASHLTVIEGEKGKKKDRASY